AAGCGCTTGCGCTTCCAGGTGGAAAAGGTGCTCCAGATGTCGATGTTCGATCGTCAGAAGTCGACGTTGAAGATGAAGGAGATTGATGCGAATGAGCTGATAACAGGAGTTATCAATACCTTTACGCTGAAAGTAGAACGATATAATGGTAAGATAACATCGAACCTTGAGGCCACTGATCCTGTTATATTTGCAGATGAGATGCATATCACAAATGTAATCTTTAATCTGATGGATAACGCGGTGAAATATAAGAAGCCGGAAGAGGATTTGGAGTTGAAAGTGAGAACATGGAATGAGTCGGGTAAGCTGATGATTTCGATACAAGACAACGGTATCGGTATCAAGAAGGAAAACCTGAAAAAGATATTTGAAAAGTTCTATCGTGTGCATACGGGTAATCTGCACGATGTGAAGGGCTTTGGGCTGGGATTGGCTTATGTGAAGAAGATTATCGTCGAACATAAGGGAACCATCCGGGCGGAAAGCGACCTGAACGTGGGAACTAAATTTATTATTGCATTACCTTTATTAAAAAATAATTGATATGGACGAGAAACTGCGTATTTTATTATGCGAGGATGACGAAAATCTTGGCATGCTTTTAAGAGAATATTTACAGGCAAAAGGTTATTCTGCTGAGTTATTTCCTGATGGCGAAGCCGGTTATAAGGCTTTCTTGAAGAATAAATATGACTTGTGCGTGTTTGACGTAATGATGCCTAAGAAAGATGGCTTCACACTGGCACAGGATGTCCGTGCAGCGAATGCTGAAATTCCTATTATCTTCCTGACTGCAAAAACGCTGAAAGAAGATATTCTGGAAGGATTTAAGATTGGTGCGGATGATTATATTACCAAACCGTTCAGCATGGAAGAATTGACGTTCAGAATTGAAGCAATCTTGAGACGTGTTCGCGGAAAGAAGAACAAAGAAAGTAATATCTATAAGATCGGTAAGTTTACCTTCGATACTCAGAAACAAATTTTGGCTTCGGAAGGCAAACAGACTAAGCTGACCACCAAAGAATCCGAATTGCTCGGATTGCTTTGCGCTCACGCCAATGAAATCCTGCAACGTGACTTTGCGCTGAAGACTATCTGGATTGATGATAACTATTTCAATGCCCGCAGTATGGACGTGTATATCACGAAACTGCGTAAGCACCTGAAAGAGGACGACTCTATCGAAATTATCAACATCCATGGAAAAGGCTATAAGTTGATTACGCCGGAAGTTGAATCTTAATGCGATTACATTCAGTAACCACAAATAAAAAATCCCGGAAACATTCGTTTCCGGGATTTTTATTAATTTCTAAGAAATTAATCAGCGATCTTCTTATTGATAATGATATAAGAAATGAGTCCCAGTACTACCAGTACTACCGAGGTACCCAAAATAGCGTTGTTGTTTACATTGCCTGTAAAGGAACAACCCAGCAGGATAACTACTCCGACCAAGATTAAGATCAATCCCAAGTTCTTTAATAAACCTTTCATGTGTGTGTATTTTAATAGATTATTATATTCCAGTCACAAATTAAAGCATAATTCTTTAACGGGCGAAATTATTTAAATAAAAAATCCATTATAAAGATAGGATTTAGTGGATTTTATGATTTAAAGGGCTGTTTCTCTGCTTAATCCTTCGTGTTGAAGAATACCTTTTTCAATACTTCCTGCCCGATGCTCAATTCTTCGAGGGTAATGCCGTGAAGCGCTTCCTTCAACGTCTGCCCGGCAATGATACGCGCTTTTTCTTCCAGCTCTTTTCCGTCTTTGGTGAGATGGATCAGATTGGTACGGCGGTCTTTCTTATCGGAGATGCGTACTACAAGATGCTGCCGTTCCATATTGTCAATCAAACGGGTCATGCTGGGCTTGTCCTTGAAAGTTGCATTACACAACTCTTGTTGTGTAACACCGTCTTTTTCCCATAGAAAAATGAGTACGGTCCATTGCTCGGGACTGATTTCCAGACCATTCAGACGGAAGTTACGGTACAGTTTACGGTTGATTGCCGCAGAAACCTTGCCATTCAATATGGCAAAAATAAGCCGGATGTCGAAGTTGAATTGCTCTATCATGAAATTATTGTTTAAACAACTTTGCAAAGTTAAACCACTTCGCTGATAATTCCTACATTAGGATATAAAAAAAGATTAAATATTTGTAGTTCAAAATAAATTGCCTAACTTTGCACCCGCATTTAAAAATCAAAGATTTATTTATTTAATTAAACGAAGTATGAATCAATACGAAACCGTTTTCATTTTAACTCCCGTTTTGTCTGATGTTCAGATGAAGGAAGCGGTAGAAAAATTCAAGGGTATTCTTCAAGCTGAAGGTGCTGAGATTATCAATGAGGAAAACTGGGGACTGAAGAAATTGGCTTATCCAATTCAGAAAAAGTCTACAGGTTTCTATCAACTGATTGAGTTCAATGCAGAACCTACTGTAATTGACAAGTTGGAAATAAATTTCCGTCGTGATGAACGCGTTATCCGTTTCTTGACTTTCAAGATGGATAAGTATGCTGCAGAGTATGCTGCTAAGAGAAGAAGTGTTAAATCAAACAAAAAGGAGGATTAATCATGGCACAACAAGTTCAATCAGAAATCAGATATTTAACTCCGCCGTCAGTAGACGTTAAGAAGAAAAAATACTGCCGTTTCAAAAAGAGCGGTATTCGTTACATTGACTACAAAGATCCTGAATTCTTGAAGAAATTCTTGAATGAACAAGGAAAGATCCTTCCGCGTCGCATCACAGGTACTTCTTTGAAGTTCCAACGTCGTATCGCGCAGGCTGTGAAGAGAGCTCGTCACTTGGCATTACTGCCTTATGTAACTGACATGATGAAATAAGAAGGAGGAAAGGTATGGAAATTATTTTAAAAGAAGACATAGTAAACTTGGGTTATAAGAACGATATCGTAAACGTGAAATCCGGATACGGTCGTAATTATCTGATCCCGACTGGAAAAGCTGTTATCGCTTCTCCTTCTGCAAAGAAAATGTTGGCTGAAGAACTGAAGCAACGTGCTCACAAACTTGAGAAAATCAAGAAAGATGCTGAAGCTGTTGCTGCTAAGTTGGAAGGCGTTACTTTGACTATTGCAACTAAAGTTAGCTCAACCGGTACTATCTTCGGTTCTGTTGGTAATATTCAGATTGCTGAAGCATTGGCTAAATTGGGTCACGAAATTGACAGAAAGATCATCGTTGTAAAAGACGCTGTGAAAGAAGTTGGTAACTACAAAGCTATAGTTAAACTTCACAAGGAAGTTTCGGTAGAAATTCCTTTCGAGGTAGTTGCTGAATAAGAGCAAATTTACTTCAATATATAAAAAGCGATTTGTTCTAATGAATAAATCGCTTTTTTTGTTTTCCTTGTTAATATTATGAAACTCAAATGTTGTTTTCTGAAGAAGAGGTTTTGGTTTCTGCTGATTACTTTTGGGATTGGCAGTACTCTCTATGCAAATAATGAATTGAAACTACTGACCGACTCTTTGCGTAGGGTGATAGATGAAAAACACATTTTTGTTCAAAAAAAAGAGGACAGAATCAACAGGATAAAGTGTATGTTGAAAAGTCCCGGTTTGACGCTTGAAGGAAAATATAAAATCAATCTTCGTTTATATGACGAATATAAGAAGTTTCATATCGATTCCGCTATTCATTTTGTAGAAGATAATATTGAAATCTCCCGTAAGCTGAATAAATCTTATTTGACGACTCAGTCGTCTTTACATTTGAGCCTTCTGTATTCAATGTGTGGCAGATTTAGAGAGGCGGAAATAATACTAAAAGGTATAGACTCTTCCTCACTACCTAAAGATTTGTTGGTTGCTTACTATGAAACTTATTCAAGTTTTTGGGGACATTATTCTATTTCGGTTGCTAATAATATTTACGGACAACAGCAGGCGGCTTATCAGGATTCACTGATTGCTCTCATCAATCATACCTCTTTAAGTTATAAAATGTCTCGAGCGTCTTATTATATATGGAGAGATACCTTGAGGTCGAAAGAGATTTTTAAGGAACTGTTGGAGATTGAAGAGGTGGGAACACCTAACTATGCTATGATTACTCATTTATACTCCAGGTTGTGCAGACATCAAAAAAAATATGATGAGGAAAAGAAATACTTGATATTATCAGCTATTGCCGATATACGGAATGCCACGAGAGAGAATGCTTCTTTACAAAATCTCGCATTGATACACTATGAAGAGAAGAAATTGGCAGATGCTTTTAAATTTACCCAGTCTGCTATTGATGATGTCATTTCTTCGGGAATTCATTTCAGGGCAATTGAAATTTATAAGTTCAATTCTATCATTAATACTGCTTATCAGACAGAGCAGTCTAGATCTAGATCAAATCTGACCACTTTTCTTATTTCTACGAGTATTATCCTATTTCTTTTAGTCTTATTGGTGATATGTATCTATATTCAGATGAAGAAGATATTGAAGATTAAGCGGGCATTGGCACAAAGTAATCAGGAGCTTTTAAGGCTGAATGACAAGCTGAACAATATTAATAATCAACTGAATGATACAAATAATCAGTTGTATGAGATTAGCAATGTGAAAGAACACTATATTGCTGAATTCTTTGATGTGTGTTTTAGCTATATCAGTAAGATGGAGAAATATCAGAATGTACTGTATAAGTATGCGATCAATAAATACTACGATGAATTAATTAAGAAATTGAAATCTTCCGCGCTTGTCGATGAAGAACTGACCGCTTTGTATGCCCGTTTTGATAAAGTCTTTTTAGGGTTATATCCTACTTTTGTCGCAGATTTTAATGCTTTATTGAAAGAAAGTGAGCAAATTGTTCTGAAACCGGATGCATTGTTGAATAGGGAACTTCGTATTTATGCCCTGTTGCGATTGGGAATCACGGACAGTGGTAAGATTGCTAACTTTCTCCGGTGCTCTACAAGTACAGTTTATAACTATCGCACACGAATGAGAAATAAGGCGGCAGTCGACAGGGATGAATTTGAGAATGAAATTATGAAAATAAATTCAACTCAAGAGAAATAATTACTGTTATAAAGAAAAAAAAGATTCCAAATCATCTACATTTTTTAGACCTTTCTAAATAACTAAATATTTATTATATAGTTATTTAATCTTATTTCTTATCTACATAAAGTTGTCCAAGCCGAATAAAACGTTGTTTATTTGGCTAGTTTTGCAATATCGGTTTTCGGTTTATCTGCCAGATGGCAAGAATTGATAACCTATCGATTTTTTGTACTTAAATTCACTATGTTTTATGGACACGCAATCTTCAGTAGACACAAAAGTTAAGGTCGGTATCATCGGTTTTGGTAGAATGGGACGATTCTATTGGGAAGCAATGCGAAAAAGTGGGCGATGGGATATTGCTTATATTTGTGATACTAATCCGGAATCTCGTCAGTTGGCTAAGGAACTATCTCCGGAATCTCGTATAGTAGAAGACAATCAATGTATTTTTGAGGATGAAAGTGTGCAAGTTGTCGGACTTTTCACTTTGGCGGATTCGCGAATGGGACAAATAGAAAAAGCGATTCGTTACGGAAAACATATTATTTCAGAAAAACCCGTCGCAGATACAATAGAGAATGAGTGGAAGGTTGTGGAAATGACGGAAAGCTCAAATCTTATTTCTACCGTGAACTTATATCTGCGCAATTCTTGGTATCATAATCTGATGAAAGAATATATCCAAGAGGGCGAAATAGGAGAATTGGCTATTATTCGTATTTGTCATATGACTCCCGGACTGGCACCGGGCGAAGGTCATGAATATGAAGGTCCTGCTTTTCATGACTGTGGAATGCATTATGTAGACATAACCCGTTGGTATGCCGGTTGCGATTATCGGACATGGAATGCCCAAGGGGTGAATATGTGGAACTATAAAGACCCTTGGTGGGTGCAATGCCACGGTACTTTTCAAAATGGCGTAGTCTTTGACATTACCCAAGGCTTTGTGTATGGACAGCTATCTAAAGATCAGACACATAATTCATACGTAGATATAATCGGAACGAAAGGGGTGGTGCGCATGACGCATGATTTTAATACTGCTGTTGTCGATTTGCACGGGGTGAATCAGACGCTTCGAGTGGAGAAACCTTTTGGTGGGAAGAATATAGACGTACTATGTGACTGGTTTGCGGATTCGGTACTAACCGGACAACGTAACCCCCGTTTGCCGTTAATGCGTGATTCAGCTATTGCGTCCGAATATGCATGGACGTTCTTGAAAGATACGCGTGCCCACGACCTGCCGGCTATCGGTAACCTGCGCACGTTGGAACAAATCCGTGAACGGAGAAGAAATATGAAAAATGGATATGGGTTGCTGCATAGTAATCTTCCACAAATAACGAACCCTTAAAACAAATAATTATGTCAGACATTTCGAGGAGAGATTTTCTCAAAACGGGCGCTATGGCCTTGGCAGGCATTACTATCGCTCCGAGTTCTATTTTAGGAATGAGCCATGGGCATGTGGCTCCCAGTGATAAATTAAATCTTGCTGCTGTGGGTATTGGCGGCATGGGACATGCCAATATCAATAAAGTGAAGGGCACGGAAAACATTGTGGCTCTTTGCGATGTGGACTGGAAATATGCAAAAGGTGTGTTTGACGAATTCCCGAAAGCGAAGAAATATTGGGATTATCGTAAGATGTACGATGAAATGGGCAAATCTATCGATGGAGTAATTATCGCTACTGCCGACCATACTCATGCTATTATCACTGCTGATGCGATGACAATAGGTAAGCACGTATTTTGCCAGAAACCGTTGACTCACTCTGTTTATGAGTCTCGTTTGTTGACTAAGTTGGCTGCTTCAACCGGTGTTGCCACTCAGATGGGTAATCAGGGAGCCTCCGACGAAGGTACGGATTTGGTTTGTGAATGGATATGGAACGGTGAAATAGGTGAAGTGACTAAGGTGGAATGTGCTACCGACCGTCCTATCTGGCCGCAAGGGTTAAATGCTCCTGAAAAGGCTGACCGTATCCCTAGTACATTGAATTGGGATTTGTTTACCGGCCCGGCTAAGTTGAATCCGTATAATGAGATTTATCATCCTTGGAATTGGCGCGGATGGTGGGATTATGGAACAGGCGCGTTGGGTGACATGGCTTGTCATATCCTGCATCAACCGTTCAGGGCCTTGAAACTGGGTTATCCTACTAAGGTAGAAGGTTCTTCTACGTTGTTGTTGAGTGCTTGTGCTCCGCAGGCTCAGCATGTGAAAATGATTTTCCCTGCCCGTGACAATATGCCGAAAGTGGCGATGCCGGAAGTTGAAATCCATTGGTATGACGGCGGTATGATGCCTGAACGTCCGAAAGGATTCCCGCAAGGTAAACAATTGATGCAGAGTGGCGGTGGCTTGACTATTTTCCACGGAACGAAAGATACTTTGATTTGCGGATGTTACGGACGGAACCCCTGGTTGCTTTCCGGTCGTAAACCAAATGCTCCGAAAGTTTGCCGCCGTGTGCCTAATGCTATGAATGGCGGTCACGAAATGGACTGGGTACGTGCTTGTAAAGAAGACAAGTCAAGTCGCATCATGACTAAATCTGACTTCTCCGAAGCAGGACCAATGAATGAAATGGTAGTAATGGGAGTATTGGCTATCCGTTTGCAAGCTTTGAACAAGACTTTGGAATGGGACGGTGCTAATATGTGTTTTACCAACATCGGTGATAATGAAACTATCCGGACTTGTATAAAAGATGGCTTCAAGATTCATGACGGTCATCCTACTTTCGACAAGACTTGGACAGAGCCGGTGAATGCGAAACAATTCGCAGCCGAACTGGTGAAACACAACTATCGTGAAGGCTGGAGACTGCCTGATATGCCAAGATAAGAAGAATAACTTAATCAAATAACAGAATAATATCATGAAAAAAGTATTTTATCCTTTGGCTTGTTGCCTGGTTGCGGGAGTTTTCACTTCTTGTGGTGGTCAGAAAGCCGGAAATGCTCAAGGCGAGCAGACATCAGACAAGGTTGCATTGTCTTATTCAAAATCATTGAAAGCAGTGGAAGCAGACAGCTTGAATTTACCAGTTGATAAGGATGGTTACATTACTATCTTCGACGGTGAAACGTTCAACGGATGGCGTGGTTATGGTAAGGATCGTGTTCCTTCCAAGTGGACAATCGAAGATAGTTGCATCAAATTCAACGGAACCGGTGGCGGTGAAGCACAGGACGGTGACGGTGGCGACCTGATTTTTGCTCACAAGTTTAAAAACTTCGAACTGGAGATGGAGTGGAAAGTTTCTAAAGGTGGCAACTCCGGTATCTTCTATTTAGCTCAGGAAGTTACATCGAAAGATAAAGACGGTAATGATGTGCTTGAACCTATTTATATTTCCGCACCCGAATATCAGGTGTTGGACAATGCTAATCATCCGGATGCAAAATTGGGTAAGGATGGTAACCGTCAGTCAGCTTCTCTGTATGACATGATTCCGGCTGTTCCTCAAAACTCTAAACCGTTCGGTGAATGGAATAAAGCGAAGATTATGGTTTATAAAGGCACGGTTGTTCACGGACAAAACGATGAAAACGTGTTGGAATATCACCTGTGGACAAAACAGTGGACAGATATGTTGCAGGCAAGCAAGTTTAGCGAAGATAAATGGCCTTTGGCATTTGAATTGCTGAACAATTGCGGTGGCGAAAACCATGAAGGATTTATCGGATTGCAAGATCATGGTGATGATGTTTGGTTCCGCAATATCCGTGTGAAGATTTTAGACTGACTTCACTAACTAACCACAGCTTTCACAGGTAAATGAGGATTTTGTTTACTTGTGGAAGCTGTATATTTTATAACTCCTGATATCTATTATATGAGAACCCGAATTTATTTATGTGCTTTGGTCGTTCTTCTCATGATTCCGGTTACGATGATCGCACAGACGAAGAAAAAAGCTAAAAAGGCAAAGAAAGAAGTAGCTATTCAGCTCTATTCTGTTAGAGATATATTGAATAAGGTGGACAATAAGGACGGTAAGTGTGATCCGGCTTATACCGCTATTCTCGAGAAATTGGCAAAAATGGGTTATACCGGTGTTGAAGCGGCCAATTATAATAATGGTAAATTTTACGATAGAACTCCCCGGCAATTCAAGAAAGATATCGAGTCGACTGGAATGAAAGTCTTGTCTTCGCATTGTACACGTGGATTGTCGAAGGAAGAATTGGCTTCCGGTGATTATTCAAAATCACTGGAATGGTGGGACCAGTGTATTGCAGACCATAAGGCAGCAGGTATGAAATATATCGTAGCTCCCTGGATGGATGTTCTTAAAACACTGAAGGATTTGGAAACTTACTGTGCTTATTACAATGAAATAGGCAGACGTTGTAAGCAGCAAGGCTTGCAGTTTGGTTATCATAATCATGCTCATGAATTCCAAAAAGTGGAAGGTAATGTGATGTATGACTATATGCTGGAACATACGAATCCCGAATACGTTTTCTTCCAGATGGATGTTTACTGGGTGGTTCGCGGACAAAACAGTCCGGTTGATTATTTTAATAAATATCCGGGCAGGTTCAAGATATTCCATATCAAAGACCACAGGGAAATCGGTCAAAGTGGAATGGTAGGTTTCGATGCAATTTTTAATAATGCAAAGACGGCAGGGGTGAACTATCTTGTTGCTGAAATCGAGAAATATAGTATCCCGGTAGAAGAGAGTGTAGAAGTGAGTCTGGGTTATTTATTGGATGCTCCTTTTGTGAAAAGCTCCTATTCCAAATAATGTCTGTTTCCAATAGTATAAACAGCTAACAATAAGGCATAAAAAAAGTCTGTGCATGCTTTGTGCATGTCAGACTTTCAATTCTCTCAAGCTGTTAGTGAATATTATTCAGCTACAGTTTCAGTTACTTCTACTGCTACGCTATCAGTTGCTGTAGTATCTGCTGCTGCCTTTTCTGCTTCAAGAGCTGCTGCTTCTACTGCTGCGATTGAGTCAGCGATACGGATAGAATCTGCAGTTGCTTTTGCTGCGTCAGCTGCTTTGTTACCACAAGATGCGAATGATACTGCTACGATAGCTACGGCCATCAAAACTAATTTTTTCATTTTCTTTGCTTTTTAAAAACGTAATACAATCAATTGCTTTATTAAAACGCTGCAAAGGTATGTACTTTTTCAATATGTTGTTCTCGAAAAGCCAACTATTTTTATATTTTTTTTGGTAACGGCTCTCTTTTTTGCTCTTTCCCTATGTTTTAGAACATATTATTCGATAGCTATACTGTTATATAAGTATCTTTTGATACTTCTTTTCGGCGTTTTCTCGAATTCCGTAGGATAGAGTTGTATTTTGCTGATTTTCTCGTAAGCGGCTACGTTGGCATTCAGGTTCTTGAGGTTTTCATCCATAATTGTTTTCAGGTTGTCGGGGTTGTTCAATCCGAGTGAATCCAGCGCTTCGTAATCGGCATAGACAAGTGCTACCAACTTCTTATTACGTTCGATGACGATACTTTCGAGGATAAACGGCAGGCTGTTGAGCTTTGTTTCCAATTCTTCCGGGAAGATATTCTGTCCGCTAGAACTCAGAATCATAGTCTTGAGACGTCCGCGAATGAAAATATTGCCGTTGGCATCCATTGTTCCGAGGTCACCGGTACGCAACCAGCCGTCTTCAGTGAATACTTCCTGTGTGGCTTCGGGATTCTTGTAGTATCCTACCATTGTGTTCTCACCGCGTACTTGTATTTCTCCCACTTCCGCTTCCGGGTTTTCCTTGTAGATACGGGCTTCCATAATATCCAGAATCTTACCGGAAGAACCCAATACAAATTCATTCCACGGAGCATAGCTGATAAGCGGACCACATTCCGTCATTCCGTAACCGATGGTAAAAGGGAACTTGATTTTATAAAAAAACTCTTCCACTTCCTTATCCATAGCGGCACCGCCGATGATGATTTCTTTGAAACGTCCGCCCAATGCGTCGATGAGCCGTTTGCGTATCTGATTATAAATTTGGGTGTCGAGCAAGGGAATATTAAGCGCCCACTTCATTCCTTTCTTATTAATAAGAGGTTGGATGATATTCTTGTATATTTTCTCGATGACGAGTGGGACGGTGATAATCAGATTCGGTTTCACTTCCTCAAAAGCCTTCATAATGATTTTGGGCGAAGGCGTTTTCCCGAGCAAAGTGACATGCGTGCCGACGGCTGTTGCTGTCAGAAAGTCGAACGCACAACCGTAAGCATGCGCCAGCGGAAGGAAGGAAAGCACTTTGTCCCCCTTTTTGAGTAATTCGGTACGGATTCCGAAAGTGACGTTTCCGGCGAGATTATTGCCGGTTAGCATGACTCCCTTGCTGAAGCCGGTAGTGCCGGACGTATAGTTCAAGAGCATTACTTTGTCATTGGACAAAGTGGTGTATTGCACATCTTCGCGTGTAAATCCTTTCGGATAAGAAGAGTGCATTTCCTTATCGGTATTCTTCAGAAACTTCTGTATCGTTTCTCCGTCACGTTGATACAGGCAACGGAAGTCAGTCAGTGAAAATACGCCCCTTAATCCGGGCAGTTTCTCTTCTTCCAGATTTTCCCAAATGCTGTCGCTTGTAAACAGGAAGACAGATTCGGAATGATTGACGATATGATGTACATCGTTAGGGGTAAAGTCTTGAAGGATAGGCACAACGATTGCGCCATAGGTGATAGTTGCCATATAGGCAATACACCAATGTGCGTTATTTTTGCCGATAACGGATATTTTATCTCCTCTGCGAAGACTACAATGCTTGAATAACAAGTGCAAACGGGCGATTTCTTCAGCTACCTCCCCGTATGTATAGTGGGTATTTTCTCCGTAATCAGTGTAACAAGGCAAATCCCAGTTCTCACGAAAACTATTTTCGTATAGTTTAATGAAATTCTCTTTAATCATTGCACGTTTTTTAGTGAATTGTGCAAAAATAGGAATAAACTTTCGTATCTAAAAGGGTTTTACTAATAATAATGTGTAACTTTGCACTAAATATGTGTTATGACAGCTTATGATAGATACCACTGTATTCCAAAATAAGACAGCCGTTTATTATACATTAGGCTGCAAATTAAATTTTTCAGAGACTTCGACTATTGGTAAAATTCTGCGTGAAGCAGGTGTACGGACTGCGCGTAAAGGCGAAAAAGCGGATATCTGTGTGGTAAATACCTGCTCGGTGACGGAGATGGCGGATAAGAAATGCCGACAGACTATTCACCGGTTGGTCAAACAGCATCCCGGTGCTTTTGTGGTGGTGACCGGATGTTATGCGCAGTTGAAACCCGGCGATGTGGCAAAAATAGACGGAGTGGACGTAGTATTGGGAGCCGAACAGAAAGGCGAGGTGCTCCAGTACCTGGGCGACCTGCAAAAACATGAAAAAGGTGAAGCTATCACTACTGCGACCAAAGATATCCGTTCCTTTTCTCCTTCGTGTTCACGGGGCGACCGTACGCGCTATTTCCTGAAAGTACAGGATGGTTGCGATTACTTCTGTTCCTATTGCACCATTCCCTTTGCGCGCGGGCGAAGTCGTAACGGAACCATTGCTTCTATGGTAGAGCAGGCTAGGCAAGCTGCCGCGGAAGGTGGAAAAGAAATCGTCCTGACCGGAGTGAATATCGGAGATTTCGGCAAGACAACGGGAGAAAGTTTCTTCGACTTGGTGAAAGCATTGGATCAGGTGGAAGGAATCGAACGTTACCGTATATCCTCTATCGAACCCAATCTGTTGACGGATGAAATTATCGAGTTCGTATCTCATTCCCATCGCTTTATGCCTCATTTTCATATTCCTTTGCAATCGGGATGCGATGAAGTCTTGAAGTTAATGCGCCGCCGGTATGATACAGCTCTCTTTGCTTCGAAAATAAAGAAGATTAAAGAGGTGATGCCGGATGCCTTTATCGGTGTGGATGTGATTGTAGGCACACGTGGAGAAACAGAGGGATATTTCGAACAAGCCTATCAATTCATTGCCGGACTGGATGTGACGCAACTACATGTGTTCAGTTATTCCGAACGTCCCGGAACACAAGCGCTGAAAATAGACTATGTGGTTTCTCCTGAAGAAAAGCATCAGCGTAGCCAACGGCTGTTGTCGCTTTCGGATGAAAAGACGCAGGCTTTCTATGCCCGTCATATCGGGCAGGTTATGCCGGTGTTGATGGAGAAATCGAAAGCAGGCGCTCCGATGCATGGATTTACGGAAAATTATATCCGTGTGGAAGTGGAAAGTGATAACTCGCTCGACAATCAGGTAGTCAATGTGCGTCTGGGCGATTTTAACGAAGATAAGACAGCATTAAAAGGTACAATTCTGATATAAGCATGAAATCAAAACTTATCTATTGGCTCGTATCTACCGGAATGTGGCTTTTTTCAGCCCTTCCGTTCCGAATATTGTATATCCTTTCGGGTTTTAATTATCTGTTGATGTATCGTGTGGGGAGATATCGCCGGAAAGTAGTGCGGGAGAACCTCGC
This portion of the Bacteroides acidifaciens genome encodes:
- a CDS encoding response regulator transcription factor — encoded protein: MDEKLRILLCEDDENLGMLLREYLQAKGYSAELFPDGEAGYKAFLKNKYDLCVFDVMMPKKDGFTLAQDVRAANAEIPIIFLTAKTLKEDILEGFKIGADDYITKPFSMEELTFRIEAILRRVRGKKNKESNIYKIGKFTFDTQKQILASEGKQTKLTTKESELLGLLCAHANEILQRDFALKTIWIDDNYFNARSMDVYITKLRKHLKEDDSIEIINIHGKGYKLITPEVES
- the rpsR gene encoding 30S ribosomal protein S18; translation: MAQQVQSEIRYLTPPSVDVKKKKYCRFKKSGIRYIDYKDPEFLKKFLNEQGKILPRRITGTSLKFQRRIAQAVKRARHLALLPYVTDMMK
- a CDS encoding DUF6377 domain-containing protein, producing the protein MKLKCCFLKKRFWFLLITFGIGSTLYANNELKLLTDSLRRVIDEKHIFVQKKEDRINRIKCMLKSPGLTLEGKYKINLRLYDEYKKFHIDSAIHFVEDNIEISRKLNKSYLTTQSSLHLSLLYSMCGRFREAEIILKGIDSSSLPKDLLVAYYETYSSFWGHYSISVANNIYGQQQAAYQDSLIALINHTSLSYKMSRASYYIWRDTLRSKEIFKELLEIEEVGTPNYAMITHLYSRLCRHQKKYDEEKKYLILSAIADIRNATRENASLQNLALIHYEEKKLADAFKFTQSAIDDVISSGIHFRAIEIYKFNSIINTAYQTEQSRSRSNLTTFLISTSIILFLLVLLVICIYIQMKKILKIKRALAQSNQELLRLNDKLNNINNQLNDTNNQLYEISNVKEHYIAEFFDVCFSYISKMEKYQNVLYKYAINKYYDELIKKLKSSALVDEELTALYARFDKVFLGLYPTFVADFNALLKESEQIVLKPDALLNRELRIYALLRLGITDSGKIANFLRCSTSTVYNYRTRMRNKAAVDRDEFENEIMKINSTQEK
- the rplI gene encoding 50S ribosomal protein L9, translated to MEIILKEDIVNLGYKNDIVNVKSGYGRNYLIPTGKAVIASPSAKKMLAEELKQRAHKLEKIKKDAEAVAAKLEGVTLTIATKVSSTGTIFGSVGNIQIAEALAKLGHEIDRKIIVVKDAVKEVGNYKAIVKLHKEVSVEIPFEVVAE
- the rpsF gene encoding 30S ribosomal protein S6; amino-acid sequence: MNQYETVFILTPVLSDVQMKEAVEKFKGILQAEGAEIINEENWGLKKLAYPIQKKSTGFYQLIEFNAEPTVIDKLEINFRRDERVIRFLTFKMDKYAAEYAAKRRSVKSNKKED
- a CDS encoding MarR family winged helix-turn-helix transcriptional regulator, with translation MIEQFNFDIRLIFAILNGKVSAAINRKLYRNFRLNGLEISPEQWTVLIFLWEKDGVTQQELCNATFKDKPSMTRLIDNMERQHLVVRISDKKDRRTNLIHLTKDGKELEEKARIIAGQTLKEALHGITLEELSIGQEVLKKVFFNTKD
- a CDS encoding Gfo/Idh/MocA family protein, translating into MDTQSSVDTKVKVGIIGFGRMGRFYWEAMRKSGRWDIAYICDTNPESRQLAKELSPESRIVEDNQCIFEDESVQVVGLFTLADSRMGQIEKAIRYGKHIISEKPVADTIENEWKVVEMTESSNLISTVNLYLRNSWYHNLMKEYIQEGEIGELAIIRICHMTPGLAPGEGHEYEGPAFHDCGMHYVDITRWYAGCDYRTWNAQGVNMWNYKDPWWVQCHGTFQNGVVFDITQGFVYGQLSKDQTHNSYVDIIGTKGVVRMTHDFNTAVVDLHGVNQTLRVEKPFGGKNIDVLCDWFADSVLTGQRNPRLPLMRDSAIASEYAWTFLKDTRAHDLPAIGNLRTLEQIRERRRNMKNGYGLLHSNLPQITNP